The Cyprinus carpio isolate SPL01 chromosome A9, ASM1834038v1, whole genome shotgun sequence genome window below encodes:
- the LOC109087821 gene encoding LOW QUALITY PROTEIN: coagulation factor V-like (The sequence of the model RefSeq protein was modified relative to this genomic sequence to represent the inferred CDS: inserted 2 bases in 1 codon) produces the protein MKLRSWPGPLXGLALLAFLCNCATAVERHYYIAAVNINWDYTSAGQQRTGPSYKKVVYREYNEGFTQAKSHPLSSGLLGPTLRGQEGDTIIVKFKNMADHPCSIHPHGIAYGKQSEGSLYFDNTSLFEKEDDVILPGQEHTYQWKVTSEVTPTAADPPCITYTYLSHFDIVKDYNTGLIGTMLICKKGTLDSSGNQINFHQEAVLLFGVFNENKSWYSTGGPEEAHNVKYTINGYTNGSVPDLDICVHSKVSWHLLGMSSETDLFSVHFNGQVLLHDGHKTSSVGIISGSATSASMTGVHPGRWLISSHISRHLEAGLHGYLNIKMCDEYTAPKRWLTIQQKQKSQECTYYIAAEEIIWDYAPNMPENMDGDFRSKYLKQGPRRIGKKYKKAVFTQYKDGTFKERAEDKEIKKELGILGPVITAQIGNVIKIVFKNKASRPYSIYPHGLTIDKAAEGASYPAGGNQTHGIQPGEIYTYTWSVSEEDIPTDSDPRCLTRMYHSAVDTPRDIASGLVGPLLICKSQSLNKTNVQLRVDKEQHVMFTVFDENKSWYHDENINTYCSDPKRVQRDDPEFYKSNVMHTINGYVYESGQELGFCNGETVAWYVSSVGEQDYIQTATFYGHTFELKNREEDILSLFPMTGETITMNMLNIGIWLLASLNSHGSTKGMRVKFKDLECFRDYVKEYDYEPEKNIFDGPVSISEIKKDDPKPTNPTFGSSNKVLNESTEEALLDMTSIFDSKPQVMSTTTNAPITETYITHTMNKTHIFPTNISITSSDAPVGERNIMTTLYVPKQEQGKDFDEAEEHEYVEHKHPYSKQANTQSPVLDISSQHFLKTAGEKDSRTYFISVEEEEWDYAGYGQRRLDRSSQNERPTAFKKAVFRKYLDSTFTVRDIRGEMEEHLGILGPVIKAEVDQTVMVFFRNHASLPYSLHANGVKYLKQMEGLSYDDQSPYWYKQDDAVLPNSTFIYTWTINSKSGPQNNESDCRTWTYYSAVNPERDINSGLIGPLLVCRKGTLDKKPLDRREFILLFMTFDENKSWYYEENRERIERKNKRAVMNPNFLNNLKFDAINGIIYSLKGLRMYTNQLAKWHLINMGSPKDLHSVHFHGQTFINKVLKDHRQGIHPLLPGGFATLEMLPSKPGLWQLESEVGLSQQRGMQTLFLVLNNVCDHPLGLISGTVKDERITASDSRGQWYPHLARLHNTGKYNAWSTEKTGQHIQVDFQRPVAISKVATQGAKQFLKHNFVLNYTISYSIDKKKWTFYKGDSATVKKTFEGNSDAFGTKENIFFPPFIGRYVRLHPLQSYNDPAVRLEYYGCELDGCSLPLGMESGLIKDTQITASSVASSLYQWHPWYARLNKNGTVNAWQAKNNDTQPWIQVDLKDKKKITGIITQGGKSLGNEMFVSAYTLEYSEDGKRWTNYTNDDDYDQKTFQGNTDSNGQVKNYIYQPIFSRFIRIIPKQWQKSITMRIELLGCDLE, from the exons ATGAAACTCCGCTCCTGGCCGGGCCCTTT CGGTTTGGCCCTTCTGGCATTCCTGTGTAATTGTGCCACAGCTGTAGAGAGACACTATTACATAGCAGCTGTTAATATTAACTGGGACTACACATCTGCTGGACAGCAAAG GACTGGACCCTCATATAAAAAAGTAGTATACAGGGAGTACAATGAGGGATTCACACAGGCTAAATCACATCCCTTGTCCTCCG GGTTACTTGGGCCAACATTGCGAGGACAAGAGGGCGACACAATCATTGTCAAGTTCAAGAACATGGCAGATCATCCCTGTAGCATTCACCCACATGGTATTGCTTACGGGAAGCAGTCAGAGG GATCATTATACTTTGACAACACGTCACTCTTTGAGAAAGAAGATGATGTCATTTTACCCGGTCAAGAGCACACATACCAGTGGAAGGTGACGTCTGAGGTGACCCCTACAGCTGCGGACCCCCCATGCATCACTTACACATACCTTTCCCACTTTGACATCGTTAAGGACTACAATACAGGGTTAATAGGCACAATGCTGATCTGCAAGAAAG GCACCCTAGACAGCTCTGGAAATCAGATTAATTTCCATCAGGAGGCTGTGCTGTTGTTTGGAGTGTTTAATGAGAACAAGAGCTGGTACAGCACTGGGGGCCCTGAAGAGGCACACAATGTGAAATACACTATAAATGGCTACACAAATGGCTCTGTACCAG ATCTGGACATCTGTGTCCATTCCAAAGTCAGCTGGCACCTGCTGGGAATGAGTTCTGAGACAGATCTCTTCTCTGTACACTTCAATGGGCAAGTTCTTCTGCATGATGGGCACAAAACCTCATCTGTTGGCATCATTAGTGGATCTGCCACTAGTGCCAGTATGACTGGTGTCCACCCAGGCCGATGGCTCATTTCCTCTCACATTAGCAGGCACTTGGAAG CTGGTTTGCATGGATATCTAAATATCAAAATGTGTGATGAGTACACAGCACCAAAAAGATGGCTTACCATCcaacagaaacaaaaaagccAAGAGTGTACTTACTATATAGCAGCAGAAGAGATAATCTGGGATTATGCTCCAAATATGCCTGAAAATATGGATGG GGATTTCAgatcaaaatatttaaagcagGGGCCTCGGCGAATaggcaaaaaatacaaaaaagcagTATTTACTCAGTATAAAGATGGCACATTTAAAGAGAGAGCGGAAGACAAGGAGATAAAGAAAGAGCTTGGGATTCTCGGGCCAGTGATAACCGCTCAAATTGGAAATGTCATAAAG ATTgtctttaaaaacaaagcatCACGTCCGTATAGTATTTATCCTCATGGATTGACCATTGATAAAGCAGCAGAAGGAGCCAGTTATCCTGCGGGAG GGAACCAGACACACGGCATTCAACCAGGAGAGATTTACACATATACATGGAGTGTGTCTGAGGAAGACATACCAACAGACAGTGACCCCAGATGTCTGACCAGGATGTACCACAGTGCAGTGGACACTCCTCGAGACATTGCTTCTGGTCTTGTGGGTCCTCTTCTTATCTGTAAAAGCCAGTCCCTGAACAAAACCAATGTCCAG CTGAGAGTAGACAAAGAACAGCATGTCATGTTTACCGTTTTTGATGAGAACAAGAGCTGGTACCATGATGAGAACATTAACACATACTGCAGTGACCCCAAAAGAGTTCAAAGAGACGATCCAGAGTTTTACAAATCAAACGTTATgcaca CAATCAATGGATATGTGTATGAAAGTGGCCAAGAATTGGGATTTTGTAATGGTGAAACTGTAGCCTGGTATGTATCAAGTGTTGGCGAACAAGATTACATCCAGACTGCCACTTTTTATGGCCATacatttgagttaaaaaacaGAGAAGAGGATATACTCAGTCTATTTCCCATGACTGGTGAAACTATCACTATGAACATGCTTAATATAG GTATTTGGCTTTTAGCATCTCTCAACTCTCACGGTTCCACTAAAGGGATGAGagtcaaattcaaggaccttgaATGCTTCAGAGATTACGTAAAGGAATATGATtatgaaccagaaaaaaatatattcgaTGGACCTGTGTCCATCAGTGAAATTAAAAAAGACGACCCAAAACCAACCAACCCTACATTTGGATCTTCAAATAAAGTCCTGAATGAAAGCACAGAAGAGGCATTGCTAGACATGACAAGCATTTTTGATTCCAAACCACAGGTCATGTCAACTACTACTAATGCTCCAATAACTGAAACATACATCACCCACacaatgaataaaacacacattttcccCACAAATATCAGTATCACTTCATCTGATGCTCCAGTTGGTGAAAGAAACATAATGACAACATTATATGTTCCAAAACAAGAGCAGGGTAAAGATTTTGATGAAGCAGAAGAACATGAATATGTAGAGCACAAACACCCTTATAGCAAACAAGCAAACACTCAAAGCCCAGTGCTTGATATATCATCCCAGCATTTCTTGAAAACTGCTGGAGAAAAGGATAGCAGAACTTATTTCATCTCAGTTGAAGAGGAAGAATGGGATTATGCTGGTTATGGGCAGAG GAGGCTTGATAGATCATCTCAAAACGAGAGGCCTACAGCTTTCAAAAAAGCAGTGTTCAGAAAGTACCTGGATAGCACCTTTACTGTCCGAGACATCAGAGGCGAAATGGAAGAACACCTGGGAATTCTGGGTCCGGTCATTAAAGCTGAAGTTGATCAGACTGTTATG GTATTTTTCAGGAACCATGCCAGCCTCCCGTACTCTTTGCATGCAAATGGAGTAAAGTATTTAAAGCAAATGGAAGGCCTGAGTTATGATGATCAGTCACCGTACTGGTACAAACAGGACGATGCAGTACTACCCAACAGCACCTTTATTTACACGTGGACTATAAATTCGAAATCTGGACCTCAAAATAATGAATCTGACTGTCGAACATGGACCTACTACTCTGCAGTGAATCCT GAGAGAGATATAAACTCTGGGCTGATTGGACCACTTCTGGTGTGCAGGAAGGGTACACTGGATAAAAAGCCTCTGGACAGAAGAGAGTTCATCCTGCTTTTTATGACGTTTGATGAGAATAAGAGCTGGTATTATGAGGAGAATCGGGAGAGGAttgaaaggaaaaacaaaagagCAGTCATGAATCcaaattttctaaataatttaaagtttgacg CTATCAATGGTATTATCTACAGTCTCAAAGGACTACGAATGTACACAAATCAGCTAGCGAAGTGGCATCTGATCAACATGGGCTCTCCTAAAGACCTCCACAGTGTCCATTTCCATGGTCAAACATTCATAAATAAGGTGTTAAAGGACCACCGTCAGGGTATTCACCCACTTTTACCAG GTGGATTTGCCACACTGGAAATGTTGCCTTCAAAGCCTGGTCTCTGGCAGCTGGAGTCTGAGGTTGGACTCTCACAGCAGAGGGGAATGCAGACGTTATTCCTTGTGTTAAATAACG TATGTGATCATCCTCTTGGTCTCATCTCTGGAACTGTGAAAGATGAACGCATTACAGCATCTGACTCTAGAG GACAATGGTATCCTCATTTGGCCAGACTACATAATACAGGGAAATACAATGCATGGAGTACAGAAAAGACAGGACAGCACATTCAG GTGGACTTCCAGAGGCCGGTAGCGATTAGTAAAGTTGCCACACAGGGAGCTAAGCAAttcttaaaacataattttgtgctGAACTACACCATTTCCTACAGCATTGACAAAAAGAAGTGGACCTTCTACAAGGGAGACAGTGCTACTGTCAAAAAG ACTTTTGAAGGAAACAGCGACGCTTTTGGCACAAAggagaatatattttttccacCTTTTATTGGTCGATATGTGAGGCTGCATCCTTTACAGTCTTACAACGACCCAGCTGTCCGTTTGGAGTACTATGGTTGTGAGCTTGACG GTTGCTCTTTGCCATTGGGAATGGAAAGTGGCCTCATTAAAGATACTCAAATCACTGCCAGTTCTGTGGCCTCCAGTTTGTACCAGTGGCATCCTTGGTATGCACGCTTAAACAAAAATGGGACCGTCAATGCATGGCAAGCCAAG AACAATGATACTCAGCCATGGATCCAGGTGGATCTCAAGGATAAAAAGAAGATAACTGGGATTATAACACAGGGGGGCAAATCATTAGGCAATGAGATGTTTGTGTCAGCATATACTCTGGAGTACAGTGAAGATGGCAAGAGATGGACAAATTACacaaatgatgatgattatgatcaAAAG aCTTTTCAAGGCAACACAGATAGCAATGGCCAAGTAAAGAACTACATCTACCAGCCAATATTTTCCAGATTCATCCGAATTATTCCAAAACAATGGCAGAAGTCCATCACTATGAGAATTGAGCTGCTTGGTTGTGATTTGGAATAA